The following is a genomic window from Lysinibacillus sp. G4S2.
AATCGTAATGATTTCTTCTTCCGTTAATTGATGGCCATCCTTTTTAACAACGATTGCTGTTACAACCTCACCCTAGTTAGGATCTAGAGTTCCTATAATTGCAACTTCTGCCATCCATTCTTTAGGCTATGCTTTGAAAGGTTGATTCATGTGCATTAAGCCATAAATAGCATGGAATATTCCGCCTGTGATCAACGATAAAACGGTGTAAAGTACAGCTTTACCGGTATCACCTGACCAGCGATACAATAAGCGGTAAGAATAATAAATCCATAAACCAAACATGATAGGGAGTGAGATAAAGCCAATTAAAGGGATGAGGAATAAAAATAATAATAATCCCGTAAAAATCAGTGTAGGTTTTAATGCTGCCGCACGCACCGCTTTATCATCATCACCCTTTGCAGTCAAAAGAAAAAGGCTATAGATATTTATAATTGGGATCCAAGCAATATAAGCCATATCACTAAAGCCATTTTTTTCAGATGCCTTATAATAAATTAGTGCGTTAAAAATATAGCCCGCTAATGCAAAGACAAGTAGAATTAACAAAAAAAGTGCTAAAAACAAATCAAGGATTGCATCATTATACTCAGTAGCATCATAGCTCATTTGAAAACCTCCTTTCAAAAAAATTCCTCCTTATCATAACAAGTCAAAAGTGTTAAATCTAGAAAGGTTTGAATGCTATATTTAATTGAAATCAAACATTAGTACTATAATGTATTTGGAAAATTAATCTTTTGATGATGATTATTTGAATAATAATAAAAAAATGAAAAAAACATCCTTGAAAATATTAGTATAATAGTTTTGAAGAACCATTTTTAAATTTTTGTTCGTTTACCTGAAAGGGTGCAAGATTAGGGAAAAGGCTGTTAAATATTTATGTATTGATAGTGATTAGTTTTTATACTTTATGCAAATATCTAGGGCAAGAAAAGAACAACTTATTCAAACGATTCGACAGAAATATGGGAAATAATGCTGTATTAAAGGGGGACATAAGAATGCCTGTATACAATAAATTAGTACGTGATTTGATTCCGCAAGTAATTGAAGCAGAGGGCAAAACTTGTAGCATAAGGGTGTTAGATTCCAGCGAACACCTAAAAGAAATAAAAGAGAAAATGCAAGAGGAGGCTATAGAATTTAAGGAGTCAGCATCTCAAAAAGAAGCCGTTGAGGAACTTGCAGATATTTTGGAATTAGTACATGCAGCTATACATATGTACGGTGTGTCTTACGAACAATTAGAACAAATACGTACTCAAAAGAGGAGGCAACGCGGAGGATTTTCGAAAGGTATATATTTAGTTGAGGTGAAGGAGTAGGGGAAACAGTATGTCTCATGATTTAAAGGTTGGAGAAATACGGGAGCAATATGTAACTGAACATCAGATTTGGCAACATCTGAATAATTTTTACTATCGTTCATCAGTGTCAACTTCTTATAAGTTTGTCTTCTTTAAAGCTTTGCTTGAAAATTTATACAATGTAGATGAAAAGTTAGGACTCAGCTACAATCAAATATTTTATTCATTCACAAATATTTATTGGAATTTAGTAATCCATCACAAACTAGCACAGTCTCCTAATAAAAATAAACCGGCTCGTGCCCAAACCATTTTGCAGAAATATGCAAATGACAACGCTATTCCTTCCGAATGGCAATTCGATCAGCTTGTGGATTCTTTGCAACTAAAAATTGTTAATGAGGTGAAACGTGACTGTAAGCAGAACGTTATCGGCGCATTTTACGGAGATACAGCAGGTGTATTCTATGAATTTGACATCAAACATGCACATTTTTGTTTCAATAGCCCTGTTTATCAATTCATGAAAAAATACCAGCGAGTTTTAATAAACCTAACAAATTATCATTTAGTCAAATACCTCGAAAAAGTGAATGAAGCCACAAGTACAATGGCTTTACTCTCAAAAATAGAGGTAATTTCAAAGCGTAGTTCTTTAGAGACATTCTACAAAGTTCTTACACAATTTGAACAAAATCGATGCTTCTATTGTAACTGTGATTTATCAATTAACCGTCGAAAAACACACGTCGATCACTTTATTCCGTGGAGTTTTGTTCAAAGTGATAATTTATGGAATTTAGTGTTGGCATGTAATGATTGTAATTTGCAAAAAAGTGACAAACTTTCAACACGATTTTATTTAGAGTCCATGCTCGATAGAAATGATAATTTAGTTTCAATTGTGAGCGAACCAACTTATTTCCATACATATGAAAATAAAAAACTTGTAGATTTATATGATTACTCAATAATGAATGGTTATACGACGTTGTGGAAGCCAAGGAAGGTATACGAGTTGAAGAATTAACATAGAAAACCTCCGATTAAAACTGAAATATCCACAAACCCGATGTCACGTTTCTAAGGTAGTGTAATTATTTCAAGTGTTGTCAGGTTTGATAATCCTATTATTTCAAGATATAGTTCTTAATACAGATACAATAAGGAGGAATGGATATGGCAGAAATTAAATACGAAATTATTGAAACAATTGCAGTATTATCGGAAGGCAATAAAGGGTGGAAAAAAGAATTGAATTTAATTAGTTGGAATGAACGTGAACCGAAATACGATATTAGAGATTGGTCCGAGGATCATACAAAGATGGGGAAGGGTGTTACGTTGTCACTGTCTGAAATACAGCTTTTGAAAAAGTCGTTAGCTAAATTGTCAGACTTAGATTGATGGACAAAGATACTCTTTAGTGTTGTCTTAAGTTAATTGCTTAAGTGGGCTATACTTTG
Proteins encoded in this region:
- a CDS encoding PC4/YdbC family ssDNA-binding protein translates to MAEIKYEIIETIAVLSEGNKGWKKELNLISWNEREPKYDIRDWSEDHTKMGKGVTLSLSEIQLLKKSLAKLSDLD
- a CDS encoding HNH endonuclease domain-containing protein is translated as MSHDLKVGEIREQYVTEHQIWQHLNNFYYRSSVSTSYKFVFFKALLENLYNVDEKLGLSYNQIFYSFTNIYWNLVIHHKLAQSPNKNKPARAQTILQKYANDNAIPSEWQFDQLVDSLQLKIVNEVKRDCKQNVIGAFYGDTAGVFYEFDIKHAHFCFNSPVYQFMKKYQRVLINLTNYHLVKYLEKVNEATSTMALLSKIEVISKRSSLETFYKVLTQFEQNRCFYCNCDLSINRRKTHVDHFIPWSFVQSDNLWNLVLACNDCNLQKSDKLSTRFYLESMLDRNDNLVSIVSEPTYFHTYENKKLVDLYDYSIMNGYTTLWKPRKVYELKN
- a CDS encoding nucleoside triphosphate pyrophosphohydrolase — its product is MPVYNKLVRDLIPQVIEAEGKTCSIRVLDSSEHLKEIKEKMQEEAIEFKESASQKEAVEELADILELVHAAIHMYGVSYEQLEQIRTQKRRQRGGFSKGIYLVEVKE